A stretch of Synechococcus sp. MIT S9220 DNA encodes these proteins:
- a CDS encoding glycosyltransferase, with amino-acid sequence MPRLLIAASGTGGHLFPALSVAEALPADWSVRWLGVPDRLETTLVPEQYGLVTVKAGGLQGRGLRKLIQLLRLLGASRDVRRLIRREQIDAVFTTGGYIAAPAILGARWCGVPVVLHESNAIPGRVTRLLGRFCTRVAVGLDAAASRIPGCAAVVTGTPVRDAFLQPQPLPHWVPKGEGPLLVVMGGSQGALGLNRMVRVLLPELLSKGCRVVHLTGSNDPDVNSIEHAALVERPFSDDIPGLLQHADLAISRAGAGSLSELAVSGTPSVLVPFPQAADHHQDANAACAAALGAAVIVHQHDPNHPTLHDTLWRLLGTKLGGSEVAKNPLPAMKQAMRKLAVRDADQQLATLLQVLVP; translated from the coding sequence ATGCCCCGGCTTCTCATCGCCGCCAGTGGCACCGGTGGCCATCTGTTTCCTGCGCTGTCGGTAGCGGAAGCACTTCCAGCCGACTGGAGCGTGCGCTGGCTGGGGGTTCCCGATCGCCTGGAAACGACTTTGGTGCCTGAGCAGTACGGACTGGTCACCGTGAAAGCCGGAGGGCTTCAGGGCCGAGGCCTGCGCAAACTCATCCAGTTGTTGCGGCTTTTGGGGGCCAGCCGCGATGTGCGCCGGCTAATTCGCAGGGAACAGATCGATGCGGTCTTCACCACAGGTGGTTACATCGCCGCACCGGCAATCCTGGGAGCCCGGTGGTGTGGTGTCCCCGTTGTGCTGCACGAATCCAATGCCATTCCAGGTCGGGTGACGAGACTTCTGGGGCGCTTCTGCACCCGCGTTGCCGTCGGTCTTGATGCAGCAGCAAGTCGCATCCCCGGATGTGCGGCCGTGGTCACGGGCACACCGGTGAGGGATGCGTTTCTGCAACCCCAGCCACTTCCACATTGGGTTCCGAAAGGTGAGGGGCCTTTGCTTGTGGTGATGGGCGGCAGCCAGGGAGCCCTTGGCCTCAACCGCATGGTGCGCGTTTTGCTGCCAGAGCTGCTCAGCAAGGGCTGCCGGGTGGTTCACCTCACAGGCAGCAACGACCCTGATGTGAACAGCATCGAGCACGCCGCCCTGGTGGAGCGGCCCTTCAGCGACGACATCCCCGGACTGTTGCAACATGCTGATCTAGCGATCAGCAGGGCAGGAGCCGGCAGCCTCAGCGAACTAGCCGTGAGCGGGACCCCCTCCGTGTTGGTGCCATTTCCCCAGGCAGCAGATCATCATCAGGACGCCAATGCGGCCTGTGCCGCAGCCCTGGGAGCCGCCGTGATCGTGCACCAGCATGACCCGAACCATCCCACCCTGCACGACACGCTCTGGCGTCTACTCGGCACCAAACTTGGCGGCAGTGAAGTCGCTAAAAACCCTCTGCCGGCGATGAAACAAGCCATGCGGAAGCTGGCGGTGCGCGATGCCGATCAGCAGCTGGCCACACTGCTGCAGGTGTTAGTTCCGTAG
- a CDS encoding histidinol-phosphate transaminase, giving the protein MSSGLPPHGGNFSQEALRLGLKSSQILDASASLVPFRPPRVLRRALKQGISGSALRNYPDREQQELRQVIASWHGLEPETVLPGNGAAELFTWAARDAVGCGLSGLPEPGFADYRRALACWDGAVRSLPLSLSWPRTWPQPWPLPAEPAQPCQVLWITNPHNPTGQLWSRASLEPLLKHFALVICDEAFLPLVPSGEAQSLLPLVESHPNLVVIRSLTKLFAIAGLRLGYAVASSERLKRWQRWRDPWPVNGLALTAGRSVMADPFGMDRWLQRVQAWVSQEGNWFHRQLTHLPGLTPMPSSANYLLLRGEASLLDLRERVARRGVLLRDCRSFEGLGENWLRIGLQDRRGNLRILKALKQELH; this is encoded by the coding sequence TTGAGCAGCGGCCTTCCACCGCATGGAGGCAATTTCTCTCAGGAAGCTCTCCGCCTCGGCTTGAAGTCGTCGCAGATCCTTGATGCCAGTGCTTCGCTGGTGCCCTTCCGTCCTCCAAGGGTTCTGCGGCGTGCTCTGAAGCAAGGGATCAGTGGCAGCGCTCTGCGCAACTATCCCGACCGCGAGCAGCAAGAACTTCGCCAGGTGATTGCCAGTTGGCATGGTCTTGAGCCCGAGACCGTGCTGCCCGGTAATGGTGCGGCGGAACTGTTCACCTGGGCGGCACGGGATGCGGTCGGGTGCGGTCTCAGTGGCCTGCCTGAACCTGGATTTGCGGACTATCGCCGAGCGCTCGCTTGCTGGGATGGTGCTGTGCGCAGCCTGCCTCTCAGCCTCAGCTGGCCGCGAACCTGGCCCCAGCCATGGCCGTTGCCTGCAGAGCCGGCTCAGCCTTGTCAGGTGCTCTGGATCACCAATCCCCACAACCCCACGGGTCAGCTCTGGAGTCGCGCGTCGCTTGAGCCGCTGCTGAAGCACTTCGCATTGGTGATCTGTGATGAAGCCTTTTTGCCTCTGGTGCCCTCAGGAGAAGCCCAGTCTCTGCTGCCTCTGGTGGAGAGCCATCCCAATCTTGTGGTCATCCGCAGTCTCACCAAGCTGTTCGCGATTGCTGGGTTGCGTCTGGGCTATGCCGTGGCTTCTTCAGAACGGTTGAAACGCTGGCAGCGGTGGCGTGATCCCTGGCCAGTGAATGGTCTGGCGCTGACTGCCGGTCGGTCCGTGATGGCTGATCCATTCGGAATGGATCGATGGTTGCAGCGAGTGCAGGCCTGGGTTTCCCAGGAGGGGAACTGGTTTCATCGCCAGTTGACCCATCTGCCCGGTTTGACTCCCATGCCATCAAGTGCCAACTATCTGCTGCTTCGTGGCGAAGCCTCTCTTCTGGATCTGCGAGAGCGTGTGGCGCGTCGTGGGGTGCTCCTGCGCGACTGCCGCTCGTTTGAAGGTTTGGGCGAGAACTGGCTGCGCATTGGTCTTCAGGATCGCCGCGGCAACCTGCGCATCCTCAAAGCGCTGAAGCAGGAACTGCACTGA
- a CDS encoding pentapeptide repeat-containing protein yields MKDSQCSLTTIRQLSGVVVLSALLSITSTQVKASNALIQLLQERRCSGCRLTDADLVHADLRDADLSDAKLMRANLGQAQLDGADLSGANLSFTSLRGASLRGANLTGTRLYGTDLREADLTGAQLSPNALDEAHWHGASGISAGIRSHAALHNAGVEAFQAGRWPAAERLFSEAIRSQPKNPLSWVARGISRSEQAKDERAASDFRFAAALYDVQGSKEWSQQLNKAADLVSQRRFQDRSPNEGKGIGGQLLEGAISSLQMLTPIALKALTPLGLGF; encoded by the coding sequence ATGAAAGACTCCCAATGCAGCCTTACAACAATCCGACAGCTCTCTGGAGTTGTAGTGCTAAGTGCTCTGCTGAGCATCACCAGCACGCAGGTGAAGGCCAGTAATGCGCTAATTCAGCTGCTGCAGGAGCGACGCTGTAGCGGTTGCCGACTGACGGATGCCGATTTAGTGCACGCTGACCTTCGTGATGCTGACCTGAGCGACGCCAAACTGATGCGAGCGAATCTGGGTCAGGCACAGCTAGATGGTGCTGATCTCAGTGGTGCCAATCTCAGCTTCACCAGCCTGCGAGGGGCCTCACTGCGAGGGGCCAACCTGACGGGGACTCGGCTGTACGGAACGGATTTACGCGAAGCAGACCTCACGGGTGCACAACTGAGCCCAAACGCCCTAGATGAAGCTCATTGGCATGGTGCTAGTGGCATTAGTGCTGGCATCCGGAGTCATGCTGCGCTGCACAACGCAGGAGTGGAAGCTTTCCAGGCCGGTAGATGGCCAGCGGCCGAGCGGTTGTTCAGTGAGGCGATCCGCAGCCAACCGAAAAACCCCTTGAGCTGGGTAGCTCGAGGCATCAGCCGTAGCGAGCAAGCAAAAGACGAACGTGCAGCGAGTGATTTCCGTTTTGCGGCAGCTCTATATGATGTGCAAGGCTCGAAAGAGTGGTCACAGCAACTCAATAAGGCCGCTGATTTAGTAAGCCAAAGACGCTTTCAAGATCGATCACCTAACGAAGGCAAAGGCATTGGCGGACAGCTTTTGGAGGGAGCAATCAGCAGCCTACAAATGCTCACACCCATTGCTCTAAAAGCATTAACTCCTTTAGGGCTAGGTTTCTAA
- a CDS encoding type II secretion system protein GspD: MPSPSSRLTALLLVAGLSVIEVGLLDGSVRSGSRAALAQGAISLGIRRGEAGVEVVVQGVGAQPVLQQRLNGLVWEGRLQTKGTPGLSNGRHQLSDPASGLQRVAIRGSGDAYELEVVPQPGMTLQEPVVSADGRNLILQFPGLVAGPMLQTGRLDLNTPGVVPQARYAPPLRPRAVAPPLGDMAVGTMVLQNRSFVNVSGPPVTLTLNNAPAKDALMALARLGGYGFVFVADPTAGGTAGAQGVQDDSQGGSVSMAFQGESYARALNGVLLASGLQGKLDGRTLLVGRTAASKTFGPQISKVIRLNQVSARGAAEYLGNLGATVNFTNTVMITSGQTASEGNADISNTASQESSQLTSTESFGASAGPLRGLVLTTDSRLQTVTLVGDSLLVQVAENYLRQIDLRQRQVALSVRILDVALANDSGMSNSFAFRSGNNFIVSDRGELVSAFGALLPPNDKNFETIAGGASSGKSERVTLDAGQTEIERSPISPARINPGSVYPENQYFNLFKAMIQSASTKTLAAPTLILSENPSEISGGAEVAASGEDSAFATASIGRPRANESFVTVGTQVVKSFDVQAGQNGAANTCQPEFGTAGLTFGARVSKIDDNGFVSFALSPSIAAVTDTEPIAGCGNVSILSVRRLDTGSLRVRDGQTLILTGVISDEDQQAVRKWPVLGDLPFIGQFFRSSGGTRSKRELVIMVTPRIIDDANGGKFGYGYRPSLPAARQVLSGT, encoded by the coding sequence ATGCCGTCCCCCTCTTCCCGACTCACAGCACTCTTGCTCGTCGCTGGTCTCAGCGTTATTGAGGTGGGCCTGCTCGATGGCTCTGTCCGATCAGGTTCTCGTGCGGCACTGGCCCAGGGGGCGATCTCCCTGGGCATTCGTCGTGGAGAGGCTGGTGTGGAGGTTGTGGTTCAGGGGGTAGGTGCCCAGCCGGTGTTACAGCAACGGCTCAATGGCTTGGTTTGGGAAGGCAGGTTGCAGACGAAGGGCACCCCTGGGTTGAGCAATGGTCGGCATCAGTTGTCTGATCCCGCTTCAGGTTTGCAGCGGGTGGCCATCAGGGGTTCGGGTGATGCCTACGAGCTTGAGGTGGTTCCCCAACCGGGGATGACTTTGCAGGAGCCTGTGGTGAGTGCGGATGGGCGCAACTTGATCCTGCAGTTTCCAGGTCTTGTTGCCGGTCCGATGTTGCAGACCGGACGCTTGGATTTGAACACGCCTGGAGTCGTTCCTCAGGCTCGGTATGCCCCACCCCTACGTCCAAGGGCTGTGGCACCACCGCTCGGCGATATGGCTGTGGGAACGATGGTCTTGCAGAACCGCAGCTTTGTGAATGTGAGTGGGCCACCAGTAACCCTCACACTTAACAATGCTCCAGCCAAAGATGCATTAATGGCGTTGGCGAGATTGGGTGGCTATGGCTTCGTGTTCGTCGCTGATCCCACTGCTGGCGGAACGGCTGGTGCGCAAGGTGTTCAGGACGATTCTCAGGGAGGTTCCGTTTCAATGGCTTTCCAGGGTGAAAGCTACGCGCGAGCTCTGAATGGTGTGTTGCTGGCCTCGGGCCTTCAGGGCAAGCTTGATGGCCGTACTTTGTTGGTCGGTAGAACAGCTGCTTCAAAAACTTTCGGGCCTCAGATATCCAAGGTGATCCGACTCAATCAGGTCAGTGCGAGGGGTGCTGCGGAATATCTAGGCAATCTCGGAGCAACTGTTAATTTTACTAATACGGTCATGATTACGTCTGGGCAGACTGCTTCAGAAGGTAACGCTGATATTAGTAATACTGCTTCTCAGGAAAGTTCTCAACTGACTTCAACGGAATCATTTGGTGCGTCGGCGGGGCCTCTTCGTGGCTTGGTGTTGACGACTGACTCAAGGTTGCAAACGGTCACTCTTGTTGGCGACTCGTTATTGGTTCAGGTGGCTGAGAATTATTTGAGACAAATTGATCTTCGTCAACGGCAAGTTGCCTTGTCTGTGCGCATATTGGATGTAGCACTTGCTAATGATTCGGGGATGTCGAATAGCTTTGCTTTCCGCAGTGGTAATAATTTTATTGTAAGTGACAGGGGCGAGTTGGTTAGTGCTTTTGGCGCTTTGCTCCCTCCCAATGATAAAAATTTTGAGACTATTGCAGGCGGAGCTTCCAGTGGGAAAAGCGAACGTGTAACTCTTGATGCTGGACAAACAGAGATTGAACGGTCTCCGATAAGCCCTGCTCGTATTAATCCGGGAAGCGTTTATCCAGAGAATCAATATTTTAATCTTTTTAAGGCCATGATTCAGTCTGCAAGTACTAAAACATTGGCGGCGCCAACCTTGATTTTGAGTGAGAATCCATCAGAAATATCTGGAGGTGCCGAAGTTGCGGCGTCAGGTGAGGATTCGGCTTTCGCCACGGCCTCAATTGGTCGTCCCCGCGCTAATGAGTCTTTCGTGACGGTGGGCACGCAAGTGGTTAAGAGTTTTGATGTTCAGGCAGGTCAAAATGGTGCGGCGAATACCTGCCAGCCAGAATTCGGAACTGCCGGCCTTACGTTTGGCGCTCGAGTTTCTAAAATTGACGACAATGGTTTCGTTTCCTTCGCCCTATCTCCCTCAATTGCAGCGGTAACAGACACGGAACCAATTGCAGGGTGTGGAAACGTCAGTATTTTGAGTGTTAGGAGATTGGATACGGGAAGTCTGCGAGTGCGAGATGGTCAAACTTTAATTTTGACTGGTGTTATTTCTGATGAGGACCAGCAGGCTGTTAGAAAATGGCCGGTATTAGGAGATTTGCCCTTCATTGGTCAATTCTTCAGGAGTAGTGGAGGGACAAGATCGAAAAGAGAATTGGTTATTATGGTCACCCCTCGCATTATTGATGATGCGAATGGCGGTAAATTTGGTTATGGGTATCGACCTAGTCTGCCTGCCGCCCGCCAAGTTTTAAGTGGAACTTAG
- a CDS encoding pilus assembly protein, producing MPDRSVEQQLPDLLRERRLELGLPEPAGSLQPMRPLLLRGALIGGMAVLLSLGSIVVIGRIESQQQQQLQMLSPFEQRVQSTEGRLRIAKRKVATIRENNLQIAEQLVAVPAGSPLLVQLGLVTPVGVQLEDVSAQNDLIKVSGKVGLGGQPGPLERVNALQLALERLPISQTNGVKVLKVTRDDGEAPSVRFSLEWSLDATAKPSLQQLQQLGAVGLAQRYRLLEQQGVAP from the coding sequence ATGCCTGATCGATCGGTTGAACAGCAACTGCCTGATCTCCTGCGGGAACGCAGGCTCGAGCTCGGTTTGCCCGAGCCTGCCGGGTCATTGCAACCCATGCGCCCGTTGCTGTTGCGCGGGGCCTTGATCGGTGGGATGGCGGTGCTTCTTTCCCTTGGTTCGATCGTTGTGATCGGACGGATCGAGAGCCAGCAGCAACAGCAGTTGCAGATGCTGTCGCCATTCGAGCAGCGAGTGCAATCAACGGAAGGCCGCCTGCGTATTGCCAAGCGAAAAGTGGCCACGATTCGAGAGAACAATTTGCAAATCGCTGAGCAGTTGGTGGCTGTGCCGGCGGGCTCACCCCTGCTGGTGCAGTTGGGCCTTGTAACGCCAGTGGGCGTTCAGCTCGAGGATGTTTCGGCGCAGAACGACTTGATCAAAGTGTCTGGAAAGGTGGGGCTGGGTGGTCAACCAGGTCCGCTTGAACGAGTCAACGCTCTCCAGCTCGCGTTGGAGCGCTTGCCGATCTCCCAGACGAATGGTGTCAAGGTCTTGAAAGTCACCAGGGATGATGGCGAGGCGCCTTCGGTGCGCTTCAGCCTTGAGTGGTCGCTCGATGCCACGGCTAAACCCTCCCTTCAGCAGCTTCAACAGCTCGGTGCGGTTGGCCTAGCGCAGCGCTATCGCTTGCTGGAGCAGCAGGGGGTTGCACCGTGA
- a CDS encoding quinone-dependent dihydroorotate dehydrogenase, translated as MTQPSSSGVMSTAGFYRRWLGPVLAKDEGVDAEQLSRAALQALGQCSLRREWPGLSGVLDGVAAELTRRDLRLEQVLFGCRFSNPVGLAAGFDKNGVAAGVWDRFGFGFAEVGTVTWHGQPGNPRPRLFRLAQERAALNRMGFNNKGAEELRRTLERQALPPRGQRPAVLGINLGKSKMTPLELAADDYASSLEMLAPLADYAVINVSSPNTPGLRDLQDATQLRRLVERLRRLPGCPPLLVKIAPDLEDDAIDGIARLAYEEGLAGVIAVNTSLDRLGLGQRVLSQTGRSLAQEAGGLSGDPLRQRALEVLRRLRATAGPALPLVGVGGISTPEAAWERIAAGASLVQLYTGWIFEGPDLVPRVLEGLIEQLDRHGIRHISEAVGSGAPWH; from the coding sequence ATGACCCAGCCGTCATCGTCCGGGGTGATGTCCACCGCAGGTTTCTATCGGCGCTGGTTGGGACCTGTGCTGGCCAAAGACGAAGGCGTGGATGCTGAACAGCTCAGCCGTGCTGCCCTTCAGGCGTTGGGTCAGTGCAGTCTTCGCCGCGAGTGGCCGGGGTTGTCCGGTGTCCTTGATGGTGTGGCAGCTGAACTGACACGCCGTGACCTGCGCTTGGAGCAGGTGTTATTTGGATGCCGTTTCAGCAACCCCGTGGGGCTGGCGGCTGGTTTTGATAAGAACGGGGTTGCCGCTGGGGTCTGGGATCGTTTTGGCTTTGGGTTTGCCGAAGTCGGCACCGTCACCTGGCATGGCCAGCCAGGAAATCCGAGGCCGCGGCTGTTTCGTTTGGCCCAGGAGCGCGCGGCATTGAACCGCATGGGTTTCAACAACAAAGGTGCAGAGGAACTGCGTCGCACCCTCGAGCGACAGGCTCTCCCGCCGCGCGGTCAGCGACCTGCCGTGCTCGGGATCAATCTCGGTAAATCGAAGATGACGCCGCTGGAGCTGGCGGCTGATGACTACGCCTCGTCGCTGGAAATGTTGGCGCCACTGGCCGACTATGCAGTGATCAATGTCAGTTCGCCGAATACCCCTGGTCTTCGTGACCTTCAGGATGCCACTCAGTTGCGACGACTGGTGGAACGCTTGCGCAGGCTGCCGGGCTGTCCGCCACTGCTGGTGAAGATCGCACCGGATCTCGAAGATGACGCCATCGATGGCATCGCCCGCCTGGCCTATGAGGAGGGGCTCGCCGGTGTGATTGCCGTCAACACGAGTCTCGATCGGCTTGGTTTGGGTCAGCGGGTGCTGAGCCAAACCGGCCGCAGCCTTGCCCAGGAAGCTGGGGGTCTCAGCGGTGATCCGTTGCGCCAGCGGGCTTTGGAGGTGCTGCGTCGGTTGCGTGCAACTGCTGGTCCAGCACTGCCGCTGGTGGGGGTCGGTGGGATCAGCACGCCCGAGGCCGCCTGGGAGCGGATCGCTGCCGGAGCGTCTTTGGTTCAGCTGTACACCGGTTGGATTTTTGAAGGTCCGGACCTGGTGCCTCGAGTGCTGGAGGGGCTGATCGAGCAGCTGGATCGTCACGGCATCCGTCACATCAGTGAAGCGGTGGGTAGCGGCGCCCCCTGGCACTAG
- a CDS encoding ribonuclease H: MAEADQRGRVVAAATDGACSGNPGPGGWGALIRFEDGSVEEFGGADPATTNNRMELQAALAMLERLAELPRHPDLTLRTDSKYLIDGLGSWMAGWKRKGWKTAAGKPVLNQDLWQSLDAARLSDVPLTYVKGHSGDPDNDRVDQIAVAFSKGTSPRLGRASQAAPSKLDRTADGPQTQGDDLAPESLQQLLTRLELADRLAAGGYALSLVELAQLVEQPLTRLAERQQTWSWRDWLVEPAEGDCWRLRRAEAGSR, translated from the coding sequence ATGGCTGAGGCTGATCAGAGAGGTCGCGTTGTGGCCGCTGCCACTGACGGAGCCTGCAGCGGTAATCCTGGCCCTGGAGGCTGGGGGGCCTTGATCCGCTTTGAGGACGGCAGTGTGGAGGAGTTCGGGGGTGCCGACCCGGCCACCACCAACAACCGCATGGAGCTGCAGGCAGCGCTGGCCATGTTGGAGAGGCTGGCGGAGCTGCCTCGTCATCCCGATCTCACCCTGCGGACCGATAGCAAGTACCTGATCGATGGCCTGGGCTCTTGGATGGCGGGTTGGAAACGCAAGGGCTGGAAAACCGCAGCGGGCAAACCCGTGCTCAATCAGGACCTCTGGCAGTCCCTCGACGCTGCCCGCCTCTCCGATGTGCCGCTGACCTACGTGAAAGGTCACAGCGGTGACCCGGATAACGATCGGGTCGATCAGATCGCTGTGGCTTTCTCCAAGGGGACATCGCCAAGGCTTGGTCGAGCGTCTCAAGCTGCCCCCTCCAAACTCGACAGAACAGCGGATGGGCCACAAACGCAGGGAGATGACTTGGCACCTGAATCCCTGCAACAGCTGCTCACCAGGCTGGAACTGGCCGATCGTTTGGCTGCTGGCGGATATGCCCTGTCCCTGGTGGAACTGGCCCAGCTGGTGGAGCAACCGCTGACGCGCCTGGCTGAACGACAACAGACTTGGAGCTGGCGTGATTGGCTGGTCGAACCGGCCGAGGGCGATTGCTGGCGGCTGCGCCGCGCCGAGGCAGGATCGAGATAG
- a CDS encoding DUF3747 domain-containing protein, producing the protein MGRTYFRKAALSAAAVGLAAMAGSLPGWARALFDSSPLQEERFAILAQAVGRDRWKLLVLEQIKARPLCWEERQDGLMNPSLNNFDFTGICSRYLDSNGYSLRTSGNDVDKRYRLRLKQSRNGLALQAMDSVRGSGITVARANKVRRDKNAFVKMTLEPGWSLERRSYKGRTLSHVYFANPKPMNTLMAVSKARTFDRSLTFTAGLPKPPSQPSGPVRLTVIPFRP; encoded by the coding sequence ATGGGCCGAACCTACTTCCGCAAAGCAGCGCTGAGTGCTGCTGCCGTGGGACTGGCGGCGATGGCCGGGAGCCTGCCTGGATGGGCCCGGGCCCTGTTCGACAGCAGTCCACTGCAAGAAGAACGTTTCGCAATCCTGGCCCAGGCCGTGGGACGAGATCGCTGGAAGCTTCTGGTGCTGGAACAGATCAAAGCCAGGCCGCTCTGCTGGGAGGAACGTCAGGACGGACTGATGAACCCTTCTCTGAACAACTTCGATTTCACGGGAATCTGCAGTCGCTACCTGGACAGCAACGGCTACTCGCTGCGCACGTCCGGCAACGATGTCGACAAGCGCTATCGCCTGCGCCTGAAACAGAGCAGAAACGGTCTGGCATTGCAGGCGATGGACTCTGTGCGCGGTAGCGGCATCACAGTGGCTAGAGCCAACAAAGTACGCAGGGATAAAAACGCCTTTGTGAAAATGACGCTGGAGCCAGGCTGGTCGCTCGAACGCCGCAGCTACAAGGGGCGCACACTGAGCCACGTGTATTTCGCCAATCCGAAGCCGATGAACACGCTGATGGCCGTCAGCAAAGCGAGAACGTTTGATCGAAGCCTGACCTTCACCGCCGGCCTGCCCAAGCCGCCTTCACAGCCAAGTGGACCGGTCCGTCTGACAGTGATTCCCTTCCGACCCTGA
- the rplL gene encoding 50S ribosomal protein L7/L12 — protein MSAKTDEILESLKSLSLLEASELVKQIEEAFGVSAAASAGVVMAAPGAAAGGGGEAAEEKTEFDVVLESFDASAKIKVLKAVREATGLGLGDAKAMVEAAPKTIKEGVSKDDAEALKKAIEEVGGKVTLK, from the coding sequence ATGTCTGCAAAAACCGACGAAATCCTCGAATCGTTGAAGTCCCTTTCGCTGCTTGAAGCTTCCGAGCTTGTTAAGCAGATCGAAGAGGCCTTCGGCGTCTCCGCAGCCGCATCCGCGGGTGTGGTGATGGCTGCCCCCGGCGCTGCCGCTGGTGGTGGTGGCGAGGCCGCTGAAGAAAAGACCGAATTTGATGTTGTGCTGGAAAGCTTCGATGCTTCCGCCAAGATCAAGGTCCTCAAGGCTGTGCGCGAAGCCACAGGCCTTGGCCTGGGCGATGCCAAGGCCATGGTCGAGGCTGCTCCGAAGACCATCAAAGAAGGTGTCTCCAAGGATGACGCCGAAGCCCTCAAGAAAGCCATTGAAGAGGTGGGCGGCAAGGTCACTCTCAAGTGA
- the rplJ gene encoding 50S ribosomal protein L10: protein MGRTLESKQQIVEELKQLLGEAEMALVLDYQGLSIKEMSDLRTRLRASNGVCKVTKNTLMRLAIDGDSAWSNLDPLLSGTNAFVLVKGDVGGAVKALQSFQKDTKKSETKGGLFEGKLLSQDEIKAIGDLPTKEVLMAQIAGSINAVATKVAVGINEVPSGLARALKQHADSGES, encoded by the coding sequence ATGGGCCGCACTCTGGAGAGCAAGCAACAGATCGTCGAAGAGCTCAAGCAGCTCCTCGGTGAGGCCGAAATGGCATTGGTCCTGGATTACCAGGGTCTCTCCATCAAGGAAATGTCTGATCTGAGGACTCGTCTTCGGGCCAGCAACGGCGTTTGCAAGGTGACCAAAAACACCTTGATGCGTCTCGCCATTGATGGTGATAGTGCCTGGTCCAACCTCGATCCCCTTCTGAGCGGTACCAACGCTTTCGTCCTGGTTAAGGGCGATGTCGGCGGTGCAGTCAAGGCCCTTCAGTCTTTTCAGAAGGACACCAAGAAGTCCGAAACCAAGGGCGGCCTTTTCGAAGGCAAGCTCCTGTCTCAGGACGAGATCAAGGCCATCGGTGACCTTCCCACCAAGGAAGTGCTCATGGCTCAGATCGCTGGTTCCATCAATGCCGTTGCCACCAAGGTGGCTGTGGGCATCAACGAGGTTCCCTCCGGTCTTGCTCGGGCGCTCAAGCAGCACGCCGATTCCGGCGAAAGCTGA
- the rplA gene encoding 50S ribosomal protein L1 — translation MPKLSKRLASLVTKVEERAYEPLEAIQLVKDNANAKFDETMEAHVRLGIDPKYTDQQLRTTVALPHGTGQTVRIAVVTSGEKVAAAKAAGAELAGDEDLVNTISKGEMNFDLLIATPDMMPKVAKLGRVLGPRGLMPNPKAGTVTTDLAAAIKEFKAGKLEFRADRTGIVHVRFGKASFDADNLLDNLKMLQETIDRNKPSGAKGRYWKSLYVTSTMGPSVEVDISALQDINKEG, via the coding sequence ATGCCAAAACTTTCCAAACGCCTGGCCAGCCTCGTTACCAAGGTTGAAGAGCGTGCTTACGAGCCGCTTGAAGCCATTCAGCTGGTCAAGGACAACGCCAACGCCAAGTTCGACGAGACCATGGAGGCGCATGTGCGTCTCGGGATCGATCCCAAATACACCGATCAGCAGCTGCGCACCACCGTGGCACTGCCTCACGGCACCGGTCAGACCGTGCGCATTGCGGTGGTCACCAGTGGTGAGAAGGTTGCAGCCGCCAAAGCAGCCGGCGCCGAGCTCGCAGGCGATGAGGATCTGGTCAACACCATCAGCAAGGGGGAGATGAACTTCGACCTGCTGATCGCTACCCCAGACATGATGCCCAAAGTGGCCAAACTGGGTCGTGTGCTCGGCCCCCGTGGTCTGATGCCCAACCCCAAAGCCGGTACCGTCACGACCGATTTGGCGGCCGCCATCAAGGAGTTCAAGGCTGGCAAGCTCGAATTCCGTGCTGACCGCACCGGCATTGTGCACGTGCGTTTCGGTAAGGCCAGCTTTGATGCTGACAACCTGCTCGACAACCTGAAAATGCTTCAGGAGACCATTGATCGCAATAAGCCCAGCGGTGCCAAGGGTCGTTATTGGAAGAGCCTGTATGTGACCTCCACGATGGGTCCTTCAGTGGAAGTGGATATCTCAGCCCTTCAGGACATCAACAAAGAGGGTTGA
- the rplK gene encoding 50S ribosomal protein L11, with product MAKKVVAVIKLALQAGKANPAPPVGPALGQHGVNIMAFCKEYNARTQDKAGFVIPVEISVFEDRSFTFITKTPPASVLITKAAGIAKGSGESAKGSVGSIKRSQLEEIAKTKLPDLNCTSVESAMRIIEGTARNMGVAISD from the coding sequence ATGGCCAAGAAAGTCGTAGCTGTGATCAAGCTGGCCCTTCAGGCCGGCAAAGCCAACCCTGCACCGCCCGTGGGTCCTGCCCTCGGTCAGCACGGGGTCAATATCATGGCGTTCTGCAAGGAGTACAACGCCCGCACCCAGGACAAAGCCGGGTTCGTGATTCCGGTGGAAATCTCGGTCTTTGAAGACCGCAGTTTCACCTTCATCACCAAGACGCCCCCAGCGTCCGTGTTGATCACCAAGGCTGCTGGAATCGCTAAAGGTTCCGGAGAGTCCGCCAAGGGAAGCGTTGGCTCCATCAAGCGATCCCAGCTTGAGGAAATCGCCAAGACCAAGCTGCCCGACCTCAACTGCACCAGCGTTGAGTCGGCCATGCGCATCATCGAAGGCACTGCCCGCAACATGGGCGTCGCCATCAGCGACTGA